One region of Citrus sinensis cultivar Valencia sweet orange chromosome 6, DVS_A1.0, whole genome shotgun sequence genomic DNA includes:
- the LOC102616595 gene encoding protein HEADING DATE 3A-like: protein MSSRDRDPLILGRVVGDVLDNFTRTIPMRITYLNKDVNNGRELKPSEVLNQPRVEIGGDDLRTFYTLVMVDPDAPSPSDPSLREYLHWLVTDIPATTGASFGQDIVNYESPRPTMGIHRFVFVLFRQLGRQTVYAPGWRQNFSTRDFAELYNLGPPVAAVYFNCQRESGSGGRTMTR from the exons ATGTCTAGCAGGGACAGAGATCCTCTTATTCTTGGCCGCGTTGTTGGTGATGTTCTTGACAATTTTACAAGAACAATTCCTATGAGGATTACCTATTTAAACAAGGATGTTAATAATGGCCGTGAGCTCAAACCTTCTGAAGTTCTGAACCAGCCTAGGGTTGAAATTGGTGGTGATGATCTTAGGACATTTTATACTTtg GTAATGGTTGATCCTGATGCACCGAGCCCAAGTGACCCCAGCCTTAGGGAGTATTTGCATTG GTTGGTGACTGATATTCCAGCAACCACAGGGGCCAGCTTTG GCCAAGATATTGTGAACTATGAAAGCCCTAGGCCAACGATGGGGATTCACAGGTTTGTCTTTGTGTTGTTCCGGCAACTTGGAAGGCAGACTGTTTATGCACCGGGGTGGCGTCAGAACTTCAGCACGAGGGATTTTGCTGAGCTTTACAATCTGGGACCTCCGGTGGCCGCTGTCTACTTCAACTGCCAGAGGGAGAGCGGATCCGGCGGAAGGACTATGACACGATGA
- the LOC102617097 gene encoding uncharacterized protein LOC102617097 isoform X2, producing the protein MDNFFIQGNRQVLNKRNFPKLASDSSSCSSDTTDDDSLMFDFGRRSSKQAVRTPMKKLLAKEMSRETESKRRSPSVIARLMGFDGLPATQAAHKQHKRSAENNQPWTASAEKAQRSTTSSGRRSFRKSSKEEQEFKDVFEVLDASKMETCSKQESTNSKLSEAEMVFIRQKFMEAKRLSTDERFQDSKEFQDALEVLDSNKDLLLKFLQQPDSLFTKHLHDLGASSQSHCGHISAMTPSLARQCESSDVGWKAERGTQCKNQRKSSQEHPDGLSSHSSSGHAAQSLNKPAIVQLEGKEDHSVLPTRIVVLKPNVGRVQAAARTVSSPRSSHGYPSDSRKHTELPGPGMENREPETWEKKKFPDDVGFSRHKSRESRELAKEITRQMRDNLSSVSMKFSSTGFKGYAGDESSSNFSGNESANELEIKTMTSKDGFIRHRRSRSSSSHSSESSVSREAKKRLSERWKMSHKSQELGVINRGNTLGEMLAMSDREVRPANVDTLIGQEGFCDRRDGNNGPTRWVEPLGISSRDGWKDGRISTLTRSRSLPTSSTLASPKTSMRYESLRDDRYIIPKETIKRERGKAVKGNFNQREGSSSRSSKASRRKYLSSQCTSRESNITSPDTHFTLNQVESNIKEYDPSEESFMVLESSPSIVMETNSVLENVLHVEHDNTIISSRLPNPEFSSPLLLNADSSTGDLDISSSKEPSAGSSKEVPLHQTISEIESPARSKEADQPSPVSILEAPFVDDLSCGSEYFESVSADLHGLRMQLQLLKLDKLESEAFTEGTMHISSDEDEEERSVGVTDEKSILKAEENWEHSYVADILIHSGIKDVNPEMFVTTCYSPECPVSPSVFEELEKKYSNLNSLPRSERKLLFDCINAQLVEIHQRFIDPLPWVRTTIRVKPKWNENGLLDNLRTFLISKHKKVDKDAGENVLARELQWLDTADDIDVIGKEIEILLIDELVADVVAT; encoded by the exons atggacaattttttcattcaag GAAACAGGCAGGTACTAAACAAGAGAAATTTTCCGAAATTGGCCTCTGATTCTAGTTCCTGCAGTAGTGATACTACAGATGACGATTCG TTGATGTTTGATTTCGGGAGGAGATCTTCGAAACAAGCAGTGAGAACACCAATGAAGAAGTTGTTGGCCAAAGAGATGTCAAGGGAAACTGAATCCAAGAGAAGATCACCTAGCGTTATTGCGCGATTGATGGGTTTCGATGGACTTCCAGCTACACAAGCTGCTCataaacaacataaaagaTCTGCGGAGAATAATCAACCTTGGACAGCTTCGGCAGAGAAAGCTCAAAGGAGTACCACATCTTCTGGCCGCCGATCTTTCAGGAAAAGCTCAAAGGAGGAGCAAGAATTTAAAGATGTGTTTGAAGTTTTAGATGCATCAAAGATGGAGACTTGTAGCAAACAGGAGAGCACAAACTCAAAGCTTTCTGAGGCTGAGATGGTTTTTATTAGGCAGAAATTCATGGAGGCAAAGCGTCTTTCGACTGACGAAAGGTTTCAGGATTCAAAGGAATTCCAAGATGCACTTGAGGTGCTAGACTCCAATAAGGATCTTCTGTTgaaatttcttcaacaacCGGATTCATTGTTCACAAAGCATCTGCATGATCTAGGTGCCTCTTCCCAGTCCCATTGTGGTCATATATCAGCAATGACGCCATCACTTGCTCGACAGTGCGAGAGCAGTGATGTGGGTTGGAAAGCAGAGAGAGGAACTCAATGTAAGAATCAACGCAAATCTTCTCAGGAACATCCTGATGGTCTTTCCAGTCACTCTTCAAGTGGACATGCTGCTCAGAGTTTGAATAAACCAGCAATAGTTCAATTAGAAGGGAAAGAAGACCATTCTGTTCTCCCTACAAGAATTGTTGTTTTGAAACCAAACGTTGGAAGGGTGCAGGCTGCTGCTAGAACTGTTTCATCACCACGTTCTTCTCATGGTTATCCATCGGATTCTAGGAAGCACACAGAACTTCCAGGTCCAGGCATGGAAAATAGAGAGCCAGAAACGTgggagaagaagaagtttCCTGATGATGTAGGTTTTTCAAGACATAAGTCCAGAGAATCAAGAGAACTAGCCAAGGAAATCACTAGGCAGATGAGAGATAATTTAAGCAGTGTTTCCATGAAGTTTTCAAGTACTGGATTTAAAGGATATGCAGGGGATGAGAgttcaagtaatttttctgGGAATGAGTCTGCAAATGAATTGGAAATTAAAACAATGACTTCCAAAGATGGCTTTATCAGGCACCGCAGATCCAGATCTTCTTCATCCCATTCTTCAGAATCATCTGTGAGTAGAGAGGCCAAGAAGAGACTATCGGAGAGGTGGAAAATGTCTCATAAGTCGCAGGAACTGGGTGTGATTAATAGGGGTAACACCTTGGGTGAAATGCTTGCCATGTCTGACAGGGAAGTGAGGCCTGCAAATGTGGATACTCTGATTGGTCAGGAAGGATTCTGTGACAGACGTGATGGCAATAATGGACCGACCAGGTGGGTTGAACCTTTGGGTATTAGCAGTAGGGATGGCTGGAAGGATGGTCGTATTAGTACTCTAACAAGATCAAGATCTCTTCCTACTTCTTCTACCCTTGCAAGTCCTAAAACAAGCATGCGCTATGAATCTCTTCGTGATGACCGCTACATAATACCAAAGGAAACCATAAAGCGTGAAAGAGGCAAGGCAGTGAAGGGAAATTTCAACCAGAGAGAGGGTTCGTCTAGTAGAAGCTCAAAAGCCAGTCGTAGGAAATATCTGTCTTCCCAGTGTACAAGTAGAGAGAGTAATATCACATCACCAGATACTCATTTCACCCTTAATCAAGTTGAGAGCAACATTAAAGAGTATGACCCATCTGAAGAAAGTTTTATGGTTTTGGAGTCCTCCCCGAGTATAGTTATGGAAACAAATTCAGTTCTCGAGAATGTTTTGCATGTGGAACATGACAATACAATCATATCTTCTCGATTGCCAAATCCAGAATTCTCTTCTCCTTTGTTGCTAAATGCTGATTCGTCAACTGGTGACTtggatatttcaagttcaaaG GAACCATCAGCTGGATCATCAAAGGAAGTGCCTTTGCATCAAACCATATCTGAAATAGAATCTCCAGCAAGATCTAAGGAAGCCGATCAGCCAAGTCCAGTTTCAATATTAGAAGCTCCTTTTGTAGACGATTTGTCATGTGGTTCTGAATACTTTGAGAGCGTCAGTGCTGATCTCCATG GTCTTCGAATGCAACTTCAACTACTGAAGTTGGACAAATTGGAGTCGGAGGCATTTACAGAGGGAACTATGCATATTTCAAgcgatgaagatgaagaggaAAGATCTGTTGGAGTTACAGATGAGAAGAGCATATTAAAAGCTGAAGAGAACTGGGAACATTCGTATGTAGCTGATATCTTAATCCACTCTGGTATCAAAGATGTTAACCCGGAGATGTTTGTGACGACATGCTATTCTCCAGAATGCCCTGTGAGCCCCTCGGTGtttgaagaacttgaaaaGAAGTATTCTAATCTGAATTCTTTGCCAAGATCAGAAAGGAAACTACTGTTTGATTGTATAAATGCTCAGCTCGTGGAAATTCACCAGCGATTTATAGATCCACTCCCGTGGGTGAGGACTACGATTAGGGTGAAGCCTAAATGGAACGAGAATGGGCTCCTAGACAACCTGCGCACATTTCTGATCAGCAAACATAAGAAAGTCGACAAAGATGCAGGCGAGAACGTGCTGGCAAGAGAGTTGCAGTGGCTGGATACAGCAGACGACATTGATGTAATAGGTAAGGAAATTGAAATACTACTGATAGATGAGCTAGTAGCAGATGTAGTGGCAACGTAA
- the LOC102617097 gene encoding uncharacterized protein LOC102617097 isoform X1 gives METFQRRRSKITSLTGDLLQPAFQEGNRQVLNKRNFPKLASDSSSCSSDTTDDDSLMFDFGRRSSKQAVRTPMKKLLAKEMSRETESKRRSPSVIARLMGFDGLPATQAAHKQHKRSAENNQPWTASAEKAQRSTTSSGRRSFRKSSKEEQEFKDVFEVLDASKMETCSKQESTNSKLSEAEMVFIRQKFMEAKRLSTDERFQDSKEFQDALEVLDSNKDLLLKFLQQPDSLFTKHLHDLGASSQSHCGHISAMTPSLARQCESSDVGWKAERGTQCKNQRKSSQEHPDGLSSHSSSGHAAQSLNKPAIVQLEGKEDHSVLPTRIVVLKPNVGRVQAAARTVSSPRSSHGYPSDSRKHTELPGPGMENREPETWEKKKFPDDVGFSRHKSRESRELAKEITRQMRDNLSSVSMKFSSTGFKGYAGDESSSNFSGNESANELEIKTMTSKDGFIRHRRSRSSSSHSSESSVSREAKKRLSERWKMSHKSQELGVINRGNTLGEMLAMSDREVRPANVDTLIGQEGFCDRRDGNNGPTRWVEPLGISSRDGWKDGRISTLTRSRSLPTSSTLASPKTSMRYESLRDDRYIIPKETIKRERGKAVKGNFNQREGSSSRSSKASRRKYLSSQCTSRESNITSPDTHFTLNQVESNIKEYDPSEESFMVLESSPSIVMETNSVLENVLHVEHDNTIISSRLPNPEFSSPLLLNADSSTGDLDISSSKEPSAGSSKEVPLHQTISEIESPARSKEADQPSPVSILEAPFVDDLSCGSEYFESVSADLHGLRMQLQLLKLDKLESEAFTEGTMHISSDEDEEERSVGVTDEKSILKAEENWEHSYVADILIHSGIKDVNPEMFVTTCYSPECPVSPSVFEELEKKYSNLNSLPRSERKLLFDCINAQLVEIHQRFIDPLPWVRTTIRVKPKWNENGLLDNLRTFLISKHKKVDKDAGENVLARELQWLDTADDIDVIGKEIEILLIDELVADVVAT, from the exons ATGGAGACGTTTCAGCGACGGAGGTCAAAGATTACGAGCCTCACTGGTGATTTGCTTCAACCTGCATTCCAAGAAG GAAACAGGCAGGTACTAAACAAGAGAAATTTTCCGAAATTGGCCTCTGATTCTAGTTCCTGCAGTAGTGATACTACAGATGACGATTCG TTGATGTTTGATTTCGGGAGGAGATCTTCGAAACAAGCAGTGAGAACACCAATGAAGAAGTTGTTGGCCAAAGAGATGTCAAGGGAAACTGAATCCAAGAGAAGATCACCTAGCGTTATTGCGCGATTGATGGGTTTCGATGGACTTCCAGCTACACAAGCTGCTCataaacaacataaaagaTCTGCGGAGAATAATCAACCTTGGACAGCTTCGGCAGAGAAAGCTCAAAGGAGTACCACATCTTCTGGCCGCCGATCTTTCAGGAAAAGCTCAAAGGAGGAGCAAGAATTTAAAGATGTGTTTGAAGTTTTAGATGCATCAAAGATGGAGACTTGTAGCAAACAGGAGAGCACAAACTCAAAGCTTTCTGAGGCTGAGATGGTTTTTATTAGGCAGAAATTCATGGAGGCAAAGCGTCTTTCGACTGACGAAAGGTTTCAGGATTCAAAGGAATTCCAAGATGCACTTGAGGTGCTAGACTCCAATAAGGATCTTCTGTTgaaatttcttcaacaacCGGATTCATTGTTCACAAAGCATCTGCATGATCTAGGTGCCTCTTCCCAGTCCCATTGTGGTCATATATCAGCAATGACGCCATCACTTGCTCGACAGTGCGAGAGCAGTGATGTGGGTTGGAAAGCAGAGAGAGGAACTCAATGTAAGAATCAACGCAAATCTTCTCAGGAACATCCTGATGGTCTTTCCAGTCACTCTTCAAGTGGACATGCTGCTCAGAGTTTGAATAAACCAGCAATAGTTCAATTAGAAGGGAAAGAAGACCATTCTGTTCTCCCTACAAGAATTGTTGTTTTGAAACCAAACGTTGGAAGGGTGCAGGCTGCTGCTAGAACTGTTTCATCACCACGTTCTTCTCATGGTTATCCATCGGATTCTAGGAAGCACACAGAACTTCCAGGTCCAGGCATGGAAAATAGAGAGCCAGAAACGTgggagaagaagaagtttCCTGATGATGTAGGTTTTTCAAGACATAAGTCCAGAGAATCAAGAGAACTAGCCAAGGAAATCACTAGGCAGATGAGAGATAATTTAAGCAGTGTTTCCATGAAGTTTTCAAGTACTGGATTTAAAGGATATGCAGGGGATGAGAgttcaagtaatttttctgGGAATGAGTCTGCAAATGAATTGGAAATTAAAACAATGACTTCCAAAGATGGCTTTATCAGGCACCGCAGATCCAGATCTTCTTCATCCCATTCTTCAGAATCATCTGTGAGTAGAGAGGCCAAGAAGAGACTATCGGAGAGGTGGAAAATGTCTCATAAGTCGCAGGAACTGGGTGTGATTAATAGGGGTAACACCTTGGGTGAAATGCTTGCCATGTCTGACAGGGAAGTGAGGCCTGCAAATGTGGATACTCTGATTGGTCAGGAAGGATTCTGTGACAGACGTGATGGCAATAATGGACCGACCAGGTGGGTTGAACCTTTGGGTATTAGCAGTAGGGATGGCTGGAAGGATGGTCGTATTAGTACTCTAACAAGATCAAGATCTCTTCCTACTTCTTCTACCCTTGCAAGTCCTAAAACAAGCATGCGCTATGAATCTCTTCGTGATGACCGCTACATAATACCAAAGGAAACCATAAAGCGTGAAAGAGGCAAGGCAGTGAAGGGAAATTTCAACCAGAGAGAGGGTTCGTCTAGTAGAAGCTCAAAAGCCAGTCGTAGGAAATATCTGTCTTCCCAGTGTACAAGTAGAGAGAGTAATATCACATCACCAGATACTCATTTCACCCTTAATCAAGTTGAGAGCAACATTAAAGAGTATGACCCATCTGAAGAAAGTTTTATGGTTTTGGAGTCCTCCCCGAGTATAGTTATGGAAACAAATTCAGTTCTCGAGAATGTTTTGCATGTGGAACATGACAATACAATCATATCTTCTCGATTGCCAAATCCAGAATTCTCTTCTCCTTTGTTGCTAAATGCTGATTCGTCAACTGGTGACTtggatatttcaagttcaaaG GAACCATCAGCTGGATCATCAAAGGAAGTGCCTTTGCATCAAACCATATCTGAAATAGAATCTCCAGCAAGATCTAAGGAAGCCGATCAGCCAAGTCCAGTTTCAATATTAGAAGCTCCTTTTGTAGACGATTTGTCATGTGGTTCTGAATACTTTGAGAGCGTCAGTGCTGATCTCCATG GTCTTCGAATGCAACTTCAACTACTGAAGTTGGACAAATTGGAGTCGGAGGCATTTACAGAGGGAACTATGCATATTTCAAgcgatgaagatgaagaggaAAGATCTGTTGGAGTTACAGATGAGAAGAGCATATTAAAAGCTGAAGAGAACTGGGAACATTCGTATGTAGCTGATATCTTAATCCACTCTGGTATCAAAGATGTTAACCCGGAGATGTTTGTGACGACATGCTATTCTCCAGAATGCCCTGTGAGCCCCTCGGTGtttgaagaacttgaaaaGAAGTATTCTAATCTGAATTCTTTGCCAAGATCAGAAAGGAAACTACTGTTTGATTGTATAAATGCTCAGCTCGTGGAAATTCACCAGCGATTTATAGATCCACTCCCGTGGGTGAGGACTACGATTAGGGTGAAGCCTAAATGGAACGAGAATGGGCTCCTAGACAACCTGCGCACATTTCTGATCAGCAAACATAAGAAAGTCGACAAAGATGCAGGCGAGAACGTGCTGGCAAGAGAGTTGCAGTGGCTGGATACAGCAGACGACATTGATGTAATAGGTAAGGAAATTGAAATACTACTGATAGATGAGCTAGTAGCAGATGTAGTGGCAACGTAA
- the LOC102617097 gene encoding uncharacterized protein LOC102617097 isoform X3, with protein MFDFGRRSSKQAVRTPMKKLLAKEMSRETESKRRSPSVIARLMGFDGLPATQAAHKQHKRSAENNQPWTASAEKAQRSTTSSGRRSFRKSSKEEQEFKDVFEVLDASKMETCSKQESTNSKLSEAEMVFIRQKFMEAKRLSTDERFQDSKEFQDALEVLDSNKDLLLKFLQQPDSLFTKHLHDLGASSQSHCGHISAMTPSLARQCESSDVGWKAERGTQCKNQRKSSQEHPDGLSSHSSSGHAAQSLNKPAIVQLEGKEDHSVLPTRIVVLKPNVGRVQAAARTVSSPRSSHGYPSDSRKHTELPGPGMENREPETWEKKKFPDDVGFSRHKSRESRELAKEITRQMRDNLSSVSMKFSSTGFKGYAGDESSSNFSGNESANELEIKTMTSKDGFIRHRRSRSSSSHSSESSVSREAKKRLSERWKMSHKSQELGVINRGNTLGEMLAMSDREVRPANVDTLIGQEGFCDRRDGNNGPTRWVEPLGISSRDGWKDGRISTLTRSRSLPTSSTLASPKTSMRYESLRDDRYIIPKETIKRERGKAVKGNFNQREGSSSRSSKASRRKYLSSQCTSRESNITSPDTHFTLNQVESNIKEYDPSEESFMVLESSPSIVMETNSVLENVLHVEHDNTIISSRLPNPEFSSPLLLNADSSTGDLDISSSKEPSAGSSKEVPLHQTISEIESPARSKEADQPSPVSILEAPFVDDLSCGSEYFESVSADLHGLRMQLQLLKLDKLESEAFTEGTMHISSDEDEEERSVGVTDEKSILKAEENWEHSYVADILIHSGIKDVNPEMFVTTCYSPECPVSPSVFEELEKKYSNLNSLPRSERKLLFDCINAQLVEIHQRFIDPLPWVRTTIRVKPKWNENGLLDNLRTFLISKHKKVDKDAGENVLARELQWLDTADDIDVIGKEIEILLIDELVADVVAT; from the exons ATGTTTGATTTCGGGAGGAGATCTTCGAAACAAGCAGTGAGAACACCAATGAAGAAGTTGTTGGCCAAAGAGATGTCAAGGGAAACTGAATCCAAGAGAAGATCACCTAGCGTTATTGCGCGATTGATGGGTTTCGATGGACTTCCAGCTACACAAGCTGCTCataaacaacataaaagaTCTGCGGAGAATAATCAACCTTGGACAGCTTCGGCAGAGAAAGCTCAAAGGAGTACCACATCTTCTGGCCGCCGATCTTTCAGGAAAAGCTCAAAGGAGGAGCAAGAATTTAAAGATGTGTTTGAAGTTTTAGATGCATCAAAGATGGAGACTTGTAGCAAACAGGAGAGCACAAACTCAAAGCTTTCTGAGGCTGAGATGGTTTTTATTAGGCAGAAATTCATGGAGGCAAAGCGTCTTTCGACTGACGAAAGGTTTCAGGATTCAAAGGAATTCCAAGATGCACTTGAGGTGCTAGACTCCAATAAGGATCTTCTGTTgaaatttcttcaacaacCGGATTCATTGTTCACAAAGCATCTGCATGATCTAGGTGCCTCTTCCCAGTCCCATTGTGGTCATATATCAGCAATGACGCCATCACTTGCTCGACAGTGCGAGAGCAGTGATGTGGGTTGGAAAGCAGAGAGAGGAACTCAATGTAAGAATCAACGCAAATCTTCTCAGGAACATCCTGATGGTCTTTCCAGTCACTCTTCAAGTGGACATGCTGCTCAGAGTTTGAATAAACCAGCAATAGTTCAATTAGAAGGGAAAGAAGACCATTCTGTTCTCCCTACAAGAATTGTTGTTTTGAAACCAAACGTTGGAAGGGTGCAGGCTGCTGCTAGAACTGTTTCATCACCACGTTCTTCTCATGGTTATCCATCGGATTCTAGGAAGCACACAGAACTTCCAGGTCCAGGCATGGAAAATAGAGAGCCAGAAACGTgggagaagaagaagtttCCTGATGATGTAGGTTTTTCAAGACATAAGTCCAGAGAATCAAGAGAACTAGCCAAGGAAATCACTAGGCAGATGAGAGATAATTTAAGCAGTGTTTCCATGAAGTTTTCAAGTACTGGATTTAAAGGATATGCAGGGGATGAGAgttcaagtaatttttctgGGAATGAGTCTGCAAATGAATTGGAAATTAAAACAATGACTTCCAAAGATGGCTTTATCAGGCACCGCAGATCCAGATCTTCTTCATCCCATTCTTCAGAATCATCTGTGAGTAGAGAGGCCAAGAAGAGACTATCGGAGAGGTGGAAAATGTCTCATAAGTCGCAGGAACTGGGTGTGATTAATAGGGGTAACACCTTGGGTGAAATGCTTGCCATGTCTGACAGGGAAGTGAGGCCTGCAAATGTGGATACTCTGATTGGTCAGGAAGGATTCTGTGACAGACGTGATGGCAATAATGGACCGACCAGGTGGGTTGAACCTTTGGGTATTAGCAGTAGGGATGGCTGGAAGGATGGTCGTATTAGTACTCTAACAAGATCAAGATCTCTTCCTACTTCTTCTACCCTTGCAAGTCCTAAAACAAGCATGCGCTATGAATCTCTTCGTGATGACCGCTACATAATACCAAAGGAAACCATAAAGCGTGAAAGAGGCAAGGCAGTGAAGGGAAATTTCAACCAGAGAGAGGGTTCGTCTAGTAGAAGCTCAAAAGCCAGTCGTAGGAAATATCTGTCTTCCCAGTGTACAAGTAGAGAGAGTAATATCACATCACCAGATACTCATTTCACCCTTAATCAAGTTGAGAGCAACATTAAAGAGTATGACCCATCTGAAGAAAGTTTTATGGTTTTGGAGTCCTCCCCGAGTATAGTTATGGAAACAAATTCAGTTCTCGAGAATGTTTTGCATGTGGAACATGACAATACAATCATATCTTCTCGATTGCCAAATCCAGAATTCTCTTCTCCTTTGTTGCTAAATGCTGATTCGTCAACTGGTGACTtggatatttcaagttcaaaG GAACCATCAGCTGGATCATCAAAGGAAGTGCCTTTGCATCAAACCATATCTGAAATAGAATCTCCAGCAAGATCTAAGGAAGCCGATCAGCCAAGTCCAGTTTCAATATTAGAAGCTCCTTTTGTAGACGATTTGTCATGTGGTTCTGAATACTTTGAGAGCGTCAGTGCTGATCTCCATG GTCTTCGAATGCAACTTCAACTACTGAAGTTGGACAAATTGGAGTCGGAGGCATTTACAGAGGGAACTATGCATATTTCAAgcgatgaagatgaagaggaAAGATCTGTTGGAGTTACAGATGAGAAGAGCATATTAAAAGCTGAAGAGAACTGGGAACATTCGTATGTAGCTGATATCTTAATCCACTCTGGTATCAAAGATGTTAACCCGGAGATGTTTGTGACGACATGCTATTCTCCAGAATGCCCTGTGAGCCCCTCGGTGtttgaagaacttgaaaaGAAGTATTCTAATCTGAATTCTTTGCCAAGATCAGAAAGGAAACTACTGTTTGATTGTATAAATGCTCAGCTCGTGGAAATTCACCAGCGATTTATAGATCCACTCCCGTGGGTGAGGACTACGATTAGGGTGAAGCCTAAATGGAACGAGAATGGGCTCCTAGACAACCTGCGCACATTTCTGATCAGCAAACATAAGAAAGTCGACAAAGATGCAGGCGAGAACGTGCTGGCAAGAGAGTTGCAGTGGCTGGATACAGCAGACGACATTGATGTAATAGGTAAGGAAATTGAAATACTACTGATAGATGAGCTAGTAGCAGATGTAGTGGCAACGTAA